The Faecalibacter sp. LW9 genome has a segment encoding these proteins:
- a CDS encoding MutS-related protein, with product MGKKITYLEDALHALDVIFKDDQPNLFHHFDGEFFNNVYNKDLDIIEGQSLFNRINKTQSAIGSFRLKHFLSHVLLNKNQILLRQKAFSELKEKRSFIVAFLTLSKRAGIQQREIFGAIQRQFLGKNVQFIPIIFTFIHSVIFIYLTTIGFEKKAVFFWIVISIPIGFFTNLLFKNKVNQALSYAFVTADQLQNLIDLFALVEKESFQEELNQTAQKQLISDSEKASEQLRKVRSSLESLEAVGFPIIGFLLNNFLLWRLFFTVQIEKRIENVAVNNAQWIDGISNLEAYISFAIFNDKFSSFTTPMVSDHIFDLQLQQAFHPLLNEEIAVKNSFKSQRKNNIAIITGANMAGKSTFLRTVGTNLVLAMNGANVSAEEMVFYPMDIFTSIRTVDNLSSGDSYFKNEINKLKILIDRLDQNLPQYIILDEILKGTNSQDKLIGSQKFLEKLMQHPTNLLCFIATHDLELTKMEEQYPHHIVNYCFELKNVDEHYYSDYQLRKGTTQVMNAIYLMKEFKIIDA from the coding sequence GTGGGAAAAAAAATCACGTATTTAGAGGACGCTTTACATGCTTTGGATGTTATTTTTAAAGATGATCAGCCCAATTTATTTCATCATTTTGATGGAGAATTTTTTAATAATGTATACAACAAAGATTTAGATATCATTGAAGGGCAATCCTTGTTTAATCGTATCAATAAAACTCAGTCGGCTATAGGAAGTTTTCGTTTAAAGCATTTTTTGTCGCATGTGTTATTGAATAAAAATCAAATTCTTCTTCGTCAAAAAGCATTTTCAGAACTAAAAGAGAAAAGATCATTTATCGTCGCGTTTTTAACATTATCCAAACGTGCAGGAATACAACAACGTGAAATATTTGGTGCCATTCAACGTCAATTTTTAGGGAAAAATGTTCAATTTATTCCAATAATTTTCACGTTTATTCATAGTGTAATTTTCATTTATTTGACCACAATTGGTTTTGAGAAAAAAGCTGTTTTTTTCTGGATTGTAATTTCGATTCCAATCGGCTTTTTCACTAATTTATTGTTTAAAAATAAAGTGAATCAAGCCCTTTCTTACGCTTTTGTTACAGCTGATCAATTACAAAACTTGATTGATTTGTTTGCACTTGTGGAAAAAGAATCTTTTCAAGAGGAATTGAATCAAACGGCACAAAAACAATTAATTTCAGATTCGGAAAAAGCATCAGAGCAATTGAGAAAGGTTCGTTCCTCTCTAGAAAGTTTAGAAGCGGTAGGTTTTCCAATTATCGGATTTTTATTGAATAATTTTTTATTGTGGAGGTTGTTTTTTACAGTTCAAATCGAAAAACGAATAGAGAATGTAGCCGTAAATAATGCCCAATGGATTGATGGGATTTCTAATTTGGAAGCTTACATCTCATTCGCCATTTTCAATGATAAATTTTCATCTTTCACTACACCAATGGTATCGGATCATATTTTTGATCTTCAATTGCAACAGGCGTTTCATCCTCTATTGAATGAAGAAATCGCTGTGAAAAATAGTTTCAAAAGTCAACGAAAAAATAATATTGCGATAATTACAGGAGCCAATATGGCCGGTAAAAGTACGTTTTTGCGTACCGTTGGAACAAATTTGGTGTTAGCAATGAATGGTGCGAATGTCAGTGCAGAGGAGATGGTATTTTATCCAATGGATATTTTTACAAGTATCCGTACAGTGGATAATCTATCGTCAGGAGATTCGTATTTCAAAAATGAAATCAATAAATTGAAAATATTAATTGATCGTTTGGATCAAAATTTACCACAATATATTATTCTGGATGAGATTTTAAAAGGAACAAATTCCCAAGATAAATTGATTGGTTCACAAAAATTTTTAGAAAAATTAATGCAACATCCAACCAATTTGTTGTGTTTTATCGCAACACATGATCTCGAATTAACGAAAATGGAAGAGCAATATCCTCATCATATCGTGAATTATTGTTTTGAGCTAAAAAATGTTGATGAACATTATTATTCGGATTATCAATTACGAAAAGGAACGACTCAAGTCATGAATGCGATTTATTTAATGAAAGAATTTAAAATCATCGATGCATAA
- a CDS encoding IS1182 family transposase: MYTSSKIVFKDYNPKENLLFPPNLSELIEEKHPVRVISNIIDGLAIKNLINSYKPYGTSSYHPKMLLKVLIYGYLSNIYSSRKLEQALKENIHFMWLSGMNRPDHNTINRFRSERLKGKLKSIFTQIVLLLEKEGIVSLTTTFVDGTKIEANANRYTFVWGRAIKKHKARISEQLEDLWNYAESVAKEELQNTENIEFKEIDSEKVTQTIDKINEVLKDKKIPSKIRQKLNYGKKNWSKNLEKYKKQEEILQQRNSYSKTDTDATFMRMKEDHMKNGQLKPAYNLQISTNKQYILHYSIHHNPTDTKTLKPHLAGFEQHYHRTPKELVADAGYGSEENYNLLKSKKIKPYVKYNYFRKDQKSGQITSSESNPKLAKIREKAYKLLNTVRGIKLRKQRCHDVEPVFAEIKHNKNFKRFMLRGVDKVEIEVGLLAIAHNLKKMAKIT; this comes from the coding sequence GTGTATACTAGTTCGAAAATAGTCTTTAAAGATTACAATCCCAAAGAAAATTTGCTTTTTCCTCCAAATTTATCGGAGTTGATAGAAGAAAAGCATCCTGTTAGAGTTATTTCCAATATAATAGATGGTTTAGCAATTAAAAATCTTATTAATAGCTATAAACCATATGGAACATCATCTTATCACCCAAAAATGCTTCTGAAAGTGTTGATTTATGGCTACCTAAGTAATATTTATTCAAGCCGTAAATTAGAACAAGCACTGAAAGAAAATATTCATTTTATGTGGCTTTCTGGAATGAATCGTCCTGACCATAATACGATAAATCGCTTTCGTAGCGAGCGATTAAAAGGTAAACTGAAATCTATATTCACTCAAATAGTCTTGCTTTTAGAAAAAGAAGGAATCGTTAGTTTAACAACCACTTTTGTTGATGGGACTAAGATTGAGGCAAACGCTAATCGCTATACATTCGTTTGGGGAAGAGCGATTAAAAAACACAAAGCTAGAATTTCTGAGCAGTTAGAAGACTTATGGAATTACGCAGAAAGTGTAGCAAAAGAAGAGCTTCAAAACACAGAAAATATTGAATTTAAAGAAATCGATTCTGAAAAAGTCACACAAACAATTGATAAGATAAATGAAGTTTTGAAAGATAAAAAAATCCCATCAAAGATTCGTCAAAAGCTCAATTATGGAAAGAAAAATTGGTCTAAGAATTTAGAAAAATACAAAAAACAAGAAGAGATTTTACAACAAAGAAATTCTTACTCTAAGACCGATACAGATGCTACATTTATGAGAATGAAAGAAGATCATATGAAAAATGGTCAGCTAAAACCCGCTTATAATCTGCAAATCTCCACGAATAAACAGTATATTTTACATTATTCTATTCACCATAATCCAACCGATACAAAAACTCTAAAACCTCATTTAGCAGGTTTTGAGCAGCATTACCATAGAACTCCAAAAGAGCTTGTAGCCGATGCGGGCTATGGCTCAGAAGAAAATTATAACTTGCTTAAATCAAAAAAGATAAAACCTTACGTAAAATACAATTACTTCAGAAAAGATCAAAAATCAGGACAAATTACTTCTTCAGAGAGCAATCCCAAACTGGCTAAAATAAGAGAAAAAGCATATAAACTTCTCAATACAGTGAGAGGTATCAAACTCAGAAAACAAAGATGTCACGATGTTGAACCAGTTTTTGCCGAAATAAAACACAACAAAAACTTTAAACGATTTATGTTAAGAGGAGTTGATAAAGTCGAAATTGAAGTCGGCTTACTTGCTATTGCTCATAACTTAAAGAAAATGGCGAAAATCACCTGA
- a CDS encoding helix-turn-helix transcriptional regulator, whose translation MKDKQEFPTFDICNLNTDKNINELFSVDRFKGYVDSNPHLKQMHNHHYFHLVYFTEGSGEHIIDFESFPVQSGMIYFMRPGQVHQWRFNNQYDGYVINFSANFFDWLGIHSGILHQFSFFKSMQLHHQVTMINEEQSEIVVPIFEHILQEHAMNHSSSNLKIATLLLQLFIEVNRFFNPMENSLNEYQSVLIHNFKDLIEQFFKEKRLPKEYAEMLYITPNHLNALCKDVLGISAGELIRNRVVLEAKRLLVNKEMTVSEVAYALNFQDVSYFVKFFKKYTALTPEQFRKQYYL comes from the coding sequence ATGAAGGATAAACAGGAATTTCCCACGTTTGATATTTGTAATTTAAATACAGATAAAAATATTAACGAATTATTTTCTGTCGATCGTTTCAAAGGATATGTGGATAGTAATCCTCATTTAAAACAAATGCACAATCACCATTATTTTCATTTGGTTTATTTTACGGAAGGGAGTGGTGAACATATTATTGATTTTGAGAGTTTTCCTGTGCAATCTGGTATGATTTATTTTATGCGTCCTGGTCAAGTGCATCAATGGCGATTTAATAATCAATACGATGGATATGTCATTAATTTTAGTGCGAATTTTTTTGATTGGTTAGGTATTCACTCAGGAATTTTGCATCAATTTTCATTTTTTAAAAGTATGCAATTGCATCATCAAGTCACTATGATTAACGAAGAACAATCGGAGATCGTAGTGCCAATTTTCGAGCATATTTTGCAAGAACATGCCATGAATCATTCTTCTTCAAATCTTAAAATTGCAACTTTATTACTACAATTGTTTATTGAGGTTAATCGTTTTTTTAATCCAATGGAAAATTCGCTTAACGAATATCAATCGGTATTAATTCATAATTTTAAGGATCTGATTGAGCAATTTTTTAAAGAGAAAAGATTGCCAAAAGAATATGCAGAAATGTTATACATTACTCCTAATCATCTCAATGCATTATGCAAGGATGTTCTCGGAATTTCAGCTGGAGAATTAATAAGAAATCGTGTGGTATTAGAAGCAAAACGATTATTGGTGAATAAAGAAATGACTGTCAGCGAAGTGGCTTATGCATTAAATTTTCAAGATGTTTCTTATTTTGTGAAATTCTTTAAAAAATATACTGCATTAACACCAGAGCAATTCAGGAAACAATACTATTTATAA
- the ccoG gene encoding cytochrome c oxidase accessory protein CcoG, giving the protein MNKKTEQHFSWEYAEENEAFRNAVATMEKNGTRKWVYAKKPAGKYTNYRTILSVILLALLVILPLITLPNGNPIFKFDVFNTQFVLFGYPFFTTDFFLLAFGMIICVVFVILFTTVYGRIFCGWFCPQTIFLEFVFRKIEYLIEGDRNKQMRLDKQEWNEEKIIKRGSKWFIYYLISFFVVNILMAYIVGMDFLKSMYRDSPSEHIGKFIGMFIFSWLFFFVFAWFREQACTLVCPYGRLQGVLIDKHTMQVSYDYKRGEGRSKFRKNEDRKALGKGDCIDCGQCVAVCPTGIDIRNGSQLECVNCTACMDACDEVMEKINLPKGLIRYASEDNIKEGKPFQVSIRMVVFSVILLAMVAGLGAFVMNRSDVEAKFLQIPGSDYKEEGSLIVNTLQYSLMNKTNQSHQLKAIVLSHPKSKVELVSDRHQMIYIEAGELKQGFVKVKIPRSELSSYKELIHIQLVDENNRTIDTYKISFMAPFDIGND; this is encoded by the coding sequence ATGAACAAAAAAACTGAACAACATTTCTCATGGGAATATGCTGAGGAAAATGAAGCTTTCCGAAATGCGGTTGCTACCATGGAGAAAAATGGAACAAGAAAGTGGGTGTATGCGAAAAAGCCTGCAGGAAAATATACCAATTACCGAACAATTCTTTCTGTTATATTATTAGCCTTATTGGTTATTTTACCTCTTATTACATTGCCTAATGGAAATCCAATTTTCAAATTTGATGTGTTCAATACTCAGTTCGTTTTGTTTGGATATCCCTTCTTTACAACAGATTTTTTCTTGCTTGCGTTTGGAATGATTATATGCGTTGTTTTTGTGATTTTATTTACAACCGTATATGGTCGAATATTTTGTGGCTGGTTTTGTCCTCAAACTATTTTTTTAGAGTTTGTATTTCGTAAAATTGAATATCTCATAGAAGGAGATCGTAACAAACAAATGCGATTAGATAAGCAAGAATGGAATGAAGAAAAAATAATTAAACGAGGATCAAAATGGTTTATTTATTACCTCATTTCTTTTTTTGTAGTGAATATCTTAATGGCCTATATCGTAGGAATGGATTTTTTAAAATCTATGTATAGAGATTCACCCTCAGAACATATTGGAAAATTTATAGGAATGTTCATTTTCAGTTGGCTGTTTTTCTTTGTTTTTGCATGGTTTAGAGAGCAGGCGTGTACACTTGTATGTCCTTATGGTCGCTTACAAGGTGTATTAATTGATAAACATACCATGCAAGTTTCTTATGATTATAAGCGAGGTGAAGGACGTTCGAAATTTAGAAAAAACGAAGACCGAAAAGCATTAGGTAAGGGCGATTGTATCGATTGTGGGCAATGTGTGGCAGTATGTCCTACAGGGATTGATATTCGAAATGGATCACAGTTAGAATGTGTCAATTGTACAGCATGTATGGATGCATGTGATGAAGTGATGGAAAAAATTAATTTACCCAAAGGTTTGATTCGTTATGCATCGGAAGATAACATTAAAGAAGGTAAACCTTTTCAGGTTTCGATTCGAATGGTAGTATTTTCAGTAATATTGTTAGCAATGGTTGCTGGACTAGGTGCTTTTGTAATGAACCGAAGTGATGTAGAAGCAAAATTTTTGCAGATTCCTGGAAGTGATTATAAAGAAGAAGGAAGTTTGATTGTTAATACGTTACAGTATAGTTTGATGAATAAAACGAATCAATCGCATCAGTTAAAAGCAATTGTGTTATCTCATCCTAAAAGTAAAGTAGAATTAGTGTCAGACCGTCATCAAATGATTTATATAGAAGCAGGTGAGTTGAAGCAAGGGTTTGTGAAAGTAAAAATACCTCGTTCCGAATTGTCTTCATATAAAGAATTAATTCATATTCAATTAGTCGATGAAAATAACCGTACAATTGATACTTATAAAATCAGTTTTATGGCGCCCTTTGATATTGGGAATGATTAA
- a CDS encoding IS1182 family transposase, which yields MYTSSKIVFKDYNPKENLLFPPNLSELIEEKHPVRVISNIIDGLAIKNLINSYKPYGTSSYHPKMLLKVLIYGYLSNIYSSRKLEQALKENIHFMWLSGMNRPDHNTINRFRSERLKGKLKSIFTQIVLLLEKEGIVSLTTTFVDGTKIEANANRYTFVWGRAIKKHKARISEQLEYLWNYAESVAKEELQNTENIEFKEIDSEKVTQTIDKINEVLKDKKIPSKIRQKLNYGKRNWSKNLEKYKKQEEILQQRNSYSKTDTDATFMRMKEDHMKNGQLKPAYNLQISTNKQYILHYSIHHNPTDTKTLKPHLAGFEQHYHRTPKELVADAGYGSEENYNLLKSKKIKPYVKYNYFRKDQKSGQITSSESNPKLAKIREKAYKLLNTVRGIKLRKQRCHDVEPVFAEIKHNKNFKRFMLRGVDKVEIEVGLLAIAHNLKKMAKIT from the coding sequence GTGTATACTAGTTCGAAAATAGTCTTTAAAGATTACAATCCCAAAGAAAATTTGCTTTTTCCTCCAAATTTATCGGAGTTGATAGAAGAAAAGCATCCTGTTAGAGTTATTTCCAATATAATAGATGGTTTAGCAATTAAAAATCTTATTAATAGCTATAAACCATATGGAACATCATCTTATCACCCAAAAATGCTTCTGAAAGTGTTGATTTATGGCTACCTAAGTAATATTTATTCAAGCCGTAAACTAGAACAAGCACTGAAAGAAAATATTCATTTTATGTGGCTTTCTGGAATGAATCGTCCTGACCATAATACGATAAATCGCTTTCGTAGCGAGCGATTAAAAGGTAAACTGAAATCTATATTCACTCAAATAGTCTTGCTTTTAGAAAAAGAAGGAATCGTTAGTTTAACAACCACTTTTGTTGATGGGACTAAGATTGAGGCAAACGCTAATCGCTATACATTCGTTTGGGGAAGAGCGATTAAAAAACACAAAGCTAGAATTTCTGAGCAGTTAGAATACTTATGGAATTACGCAGAAAGTGTAGCAAAAGAAGAGCTTCAAAACACAGAAAATATTGAATTTAAAGAAATCGATTCTGAAAAAGTCACACAAACAATTGATAAGATAAATGAAGTTTTGAAAGATAAAAAAATCCCATCAAAGATTCGTCAAAAGCTCAATTATGGAAAGAGAAATTGGTCTAAGAATTTAGAAAAATACAAAAAACAAGAAGAGATTTTACAACAAAGAAATTCTTACTCTAAGACCGATACAGATGCTACATTTATGAGAATGAAAGAAGATCATATGAAAAATGGTCAGCTAAAACCCGCTTATAATCTGCAAATCTCCACGAATAAACAGTATATTTTACATTATTCTATTCACCATAATCCAACCGATACAAAAACTCTAAAACCTCATTTAGCAGGTTTTGAGCAGCATTACCATAGAACTCCAAAAGAGCTTGTAGCCGATGCGGGCTATGGCTCAGAAGAAAATTATAACTTGCTTAAATCAAAAAAGATAAAACCTTACGTAAAATACAATTACTTCAGAAAAGATCAAAAATCAGGACAAATTACTTCTTCAGAGAGCAATCCCAAACTGGCTAAAATAAGAGAAAAAGCATATAAACTTCTCAATACAGTGAGAGGTATCAAACTCAGAAAACAAAGATGTCACGATGTTGAACCAGTTTTTGCCGAAATAAAACACAACAAAAACTTTAAACGATTTATGTTAAGAGGAGTTGATAAAGTCGAAATTGAAGTCGGCTTACTTGCTATTGCTCATAACTTAAAGAAAATGGCGAAAATCACCTGA
- a CDS encoding helix-turn-helix transcriptional regulator, whose protein sequence is MNNCSTSLNESFFIKKGLISYLSNEMEEVNQEYSGILICHKGNLTLTIENEITTVNSKQLIGFRPFLTIKLVEASGDCEVTIIGVHNNLVPLFSEPFYSIEPLHLFRIKKFSKENLTPDQYVYFNGLFDLFEEKLTEAKTLFSFQKIKSVFTLISYEIIQLFLTHQQHHITELSRAQIITSNFFVLLNTNINQLKGVEYFADQLNITPKHLISSVKATTQETPRKIIDQMILSEAKKLLKDENLSIQNVADKLGFSDASSFTKFFKRNTNITPKTYQKSSYKVG, encoded by the coding sequence TTGAATAATTGCAGCACATCTTTAAATGAATCATTCTTCATCAAGAAAGGATTAATATCATACCTCTCAAATGAGATGGAAGAAGTTAATCAAGAATATTCTGGTATTTTAATTTGTCATAAAGGAAATTTAACGCTTACAATCGAAAATGAAATCACAACCGTTAATTCAAAACAATTAATTGGATTTAGACCTTTTCTTACTATAAAATTGGTAGAGGCATCTGGAGATTGTGAGGTAACTATTATCGGCGTACACAACAATTTAGTCCCTTTATTTTCCGAGCCGTTTTATTCGATTGAACCTTTACATTTATTTCGTATTAAAAAATTTTCCAAAGAAAATTTAACCCCTGATCAATACGTTTATTTTAATGGATTATTTGATTTATTTGAAGAAAAATTAACAGAAGCCAAAACATTATTCAGTTTTCAAAAAATTAAATCAGTCTTTACTTTAATCAGTTACGAAATCATCCAATTATTCCTAACCCATCAACAGCATCACATCACAGAATTATCACGAGCTCAAATTATTACCTCTAACTTTTTTGTTTTACTCAACACCAACATCAATCAATTGAAAGGTGTGGAATATTTTGCAGACCAATTAAATATCACTCCTAAACATCTCATCAGTTCTGTCAAAGCCACAACACAAGAAACACCTCGAAAAATTATTGATCAAATGATTTTATCAGAAGCTAAAAAACTATTAAAGGACGAAAATCTATCCATTCAAAATGTAGCCGATAAACTTGGCTTTTCTGATGCCTCTTCATTTACAAAATTTTTTAAGCGAAACACTAATATCACCCCAAAAACGTATCAAAAATCATCCTACAAAGTAGGTTAA
- a CDS encoding HopJ type III effector protein, whose amino-acid sequence MAQEILKGLEEGKVIFNDVIAYIESKYIHTPTAFKNGMQKNAADQNQGSAKVLAFGQLENLSVEDTLKLFAEHYQSVLDSPEGEDHQNIRQFMANGWEGVSFDSDVLILK is encoded by the coding sequence ATGGCGCAAGAAATTTTAAAAGGCTTAGAAGAAGGGAAAGTGATTTTTAATGATGTAATCGCTTATATTGAATCAAAATATATTCATACACCAACAGCTTTTAAAAATGGGATGCAGAAAAATGCTGCAGATCAAAATCAAGGAAGTGCAAAAGTGTTAGCTTTTGGTCAATTAGAAAATTTATCCGTAGAGGATACGTTAAAATTATTTGCAGAACATTATCAGTCTGTTTTAGATTCACCAGAAGGAGAAGATCATCAAAATATACGTCAGTTTATGGCCAATGGATGGGAGGGTGTATCTTTTGATAGTGATGTTTTGATTTTAAAATAA
- a CDS encoding translesion error-prone DNA polymerase V autoproteolytic subunit, protein MKLIINSPQIVKGREAILMENPIQAGFPSPAEDFKTDKISLDVALVKNRESTFYARVKGDSMIDADMDEGDILVIDKSLEPANGKIAVCMVDGEFTVKRIKVDRDCLWLIPYNKKFSPIRITEDNDFMVWGIVTYIIKHV, encoded by the coding sequence ATGAAATTAATTATTAACTCCCCACAAATCGTTAAAGGAAGAGAAGCCATTCTTATGGAAAATCCTATACAAGCCGGATTTCCATCTCCTGCTGAAGATTTTAAAACCGATAAAATTAGTTTGGATGTTGCCTTGGTAAAAAATAGAGAATCAACTTTTTATGCACGTGTAAAAGGAGACTCGATGATTGACGCCGATATGGACGAAGGAGACATTTTAGTAATCGATAAAAGTCTAGAACCTGCAAACGGTAAAATTGCTGTTTGTATGGTGGATGGTGAATTTACTGTAAAGCGCATCAAAGTTGATCGTGATTGCCTTTGGCTTATTCCGTATAACAAAAAATTTTCACCCATACGTATTACAGAAGACAATGATTTTATGGTATGGGGAATAGTCACATATATCATTAAACATGTATAA
- a CDS encoding Y-family DNA polymerase, protein MSVIANSFVGMYALIDCNNFYVSCERLFNPQYLSKPVVVLSNNDGCVVSRSDEAKRLGIPMGAPAYQYQPLFKKHNVKVFSSNYNLYADMSQRVMNILQRYTPDFEVYSIDESFLEFKGFEHFYELDTIGRQIKQDLKKSLGIPVCVGMAPTKALAKVANKIAKKFPDQLNGVYLLDTDQKRIKALKWLSIEEVWGIGRRLAARLRSLNINTAYDFTQLSDNYVKKEFSIVELRLKKELLGESVLRLEDIKTKQSIATTRSFERDEREYEFVKERVATFAISCAEKLRKQNSDAHLLSVLIQTNPQKETMQYRRTVTLQLPYGSNSNLTLCNYAIKALDMIFREGYAYKRAGVIVTSFTQASEKQLNLFDEQDYRHNNLMKAIDRLNRKMGEPKIKLGIQDLDRTWKMRQEHLSKNFTTNINDLIQIDLNIA, encoded by the coding sequence TTGTCCGTAATAGCCAATAGTTTTGTCGGCATGTATGCATTAATCGATTGTAATAATTTCTACGTAAGCTGCGAAAGGTTGTTTAATCCTCAATACCTTTCCAAACCTGTCGTTGTATTATCCAACAACGATGGATGTGTCGTATCTCGTTCAGATGAAGCGAAACGATTAGGAATTCCTATGGGTGCTCCTGCATATCAATATCAACCATTGTTTAAAAAACATAATGTAAAAGTTTTTTCAAGCAATTATAATTTATATGCTGATATGAGCCAACGCGTCATGAATATTTTGCAACGCTACACGCCAGACTTTGAAGTGTATTCTATTGACGAGTCATTTTTAGAATTTAAAGGATTCGAGCATTTTTATGAATTGGATACCATCGGAAGGCAAATCAAACAAGATCTAAAAAAAAGCTTAGGTATTCCCGTATGTGTTGGCATGGCTCCAACCAAAGCATTAGCTAAAGTTGCTAATAAAATCGCAAAAAAATTTCCAGATCAGTTGAATGGTGTTTATCTTTTGGATACGGATCAAAAACGAATCAAAGCTTTAAAATGGTTATCCATTGAAGAAGTTTGGGGAATCGGCAGACGTTTAGCAGCTCGATTACGTTCACTTAATATTAATACAGCATATGATTTTACACAACTGAGCGATAACTATGTTAAAAAAGAATTTTCAATTGTTGAACTCCGATTAAAAAAAGAATTACTTGGAGAATCTGTTCTCCGTTTAGAAGACATCAAAACCAAACAATCCATTGCCACTACCCGATCATTTGAAAGAGACGAGCGGGAATATGAATTTGTGAAAGAACGTGTCGCCACATTTGCTATTTCATGTGCTGAAAAATTACGCAAACAAAATTCGGATGCTCATCTTCTTTCTGTTTTGATCCAAACCAATCCACAAAAAGAAACCATGCAATACCGACGAACGGTTACTTTACAATTGCCTTATGGAAGTAATTCGAATCTCACGTTATGCAATTATGCGATTAAAGCGCTGGATATGATTTTCAGAGAAGGATATGCCTATAAAAGAGCTGGTGTCATTGTAACTTCTTTTACTCAAGCAAGCGAAAAACAACTTAACCTTTTTGATGAACAAGATTATCGCCACAACAATTTAATGAAAGCCATTGATAGACTGAACCGAAAAATGGGTGAACCTAAAATAAAATTAGGCATTCAAGATTTGGACCGCACATGGAAAATGCGTCAAGAACATCTATCGAAAAATTTCACAACAAATATTAATGATTTAATACAAATTGACTTAAATATCGCCTAA
- a CDS encoding SPOR domain-containing protein translates to MKNFIALLLMLFTTVVFSQEKIDTVIIQNKGTLKIELDQRINQVITAKEDASCPAPVKKVVVKKDPPKANASDPCATQTQINGFKIQIYYSKNRGDADKVKNEFERAYPGMSAQVVYFAPDYRVLVGDYFTKSSANPDIRRLKSKYNSSFAIPYKVLCRRAK, encoded by the coding sequence ATGAAAAATTTTATTGCATTACTCTTAATGCTCTTTACAACGGTCGTTTTTTCACAGGAAAAAATAGATACCGTCATTATTCAAAATAAAGGAACATTAAAAATAGAGTTAGATCAGCGAATTAATCAAGTGATCACAGCAAAAGAGGATGCCTCTTGCCCTGCTCCTGTAAAAAAAGTGGTGGTAAAAAAAGACCCTCCTAAAGCCAATGCTTCAGATCCGTGTGCCACTCAAACACAAATTAATGGATTTAAGATTCAAATTTATTACTCAAAAAACCGCGGAGATGCTGATAAAGTAAAGAATGAATTTGAACGAGCTTACCCGGGCATGAGTGCACAAGTCGTTTATTTCGCTCCTGACTACCGTGTTTTAGTTGGAGATTATTTTACAAAATCTTCTGCCAACCCAGACATTCGAAGATTAAAATCAAAATACAACAGTTCGTTCGCTATACCTTATAAGGTTTTATGCCGACGCGCTAAATAA